In Phacochoerus africanus isolate WHEZ1 chromosome 2, ROS_Pafr_v1, whole genome shotgun sequence, one DNA window encodes the following:
- the LOC125121393 gene encoding olfactory receptor 1J4-like, which produces MRRENQSSVSEFLLLGLPVPPEQKSVFFALFLGMYLTTMLGNLLIILLIRLDPRLHTPMYFFLSHLALTDISFSSVTVPKMLMNMQTQDQSIPYAGCVTQTYFFLIFTGLDDFLLTSMAYDRYVAICHPLRYTSIMRGGLCTILVAVSWILSCANALCHTLLLAQLSFCSENTIPNFFCDLGALLKLSCSDTSLNDVVIFIAGVATIMLPLLCILVSYGHIGATILKVPSTKGICKALSTCGSHLSVVFLYYGTIIGLYLVPSSSTSSNKDIVASVMYAVVTPLLNPFIYSLRNRDMKGALEKLFHKAPDLS; this is translated from the coding sequence atgaggagggagaaccagagcagTGTATCTGAATTCCTCCTTCTCGGCCTCCCCGTCCCACCAGAGCAGAAGAGtgtgttctttgccctgttcctgggcatgtacctgaccaccatgctggggaacctgctcatcatcctgctcatcaggctggaccctcgcctccacacccccatgtacttcttcctcagccacttggCCCTCACTGACATCTCCTTTTCCTCTGTAACTGTCCCTAAGATGCTTATGAACATGCAGACTCAGGATCAATCCATTCCCTATGCAGGGTGTGTAACACAAACATACTTCTTCTTAATTTTTACTGGTCTGGATGATTTCCTTCTCACCTCAATGGCCTATGATAGATACGTGGCAATCTGTCACCCTCTCCGCTATACCAGTATTATGAGAGGGGGACTGTGTACCATACTAGTAGCTGTATCTTGGATTCTGTCCTGTGCCAATGCACTTTGTCACACTCTCCTCCTGGCCCAGCTGTCATTTTGTTCTGAAAACACCATCCCCaatttcttctgtgaccttggTGCCCTTCTCAAACTCTCCTGCTCAGACACATCCCTCAATGATGTAGTAATTTTCATAGCAGGAGTGGCTACCATTATGCTCCCACTCCTTTGTATCTTGGTCTCTTATGGCCATATTGGGGCCACTATCCTCAAGGTTCCATCCACCAAGGGCATCTGCAAAGCCTTGTCCACatgtggctcccacctctctgtggttTTTCTCTATTATGGAACTATTATTGGGCTATATTTGGTACCCTCATCCAGCACCTCCAGCAACAAGGATATAGTTGCCTCTGTGATGTATGCAGTGGTCACTCCATTACTGAACCCCTTCATTTATAGCCTGAGGAATAGGGACATGAAGGGGGCCCTGGAGAAACTCTTCCACAAGGCACCAGACTTGTCTTAG